The Phoenix dactylifera cultivar Barhee BC4 chromosome 17, palm_55x_up_171113_PBpolish2nd_filt_p, whole genome shotgun sequence genome contains a region encoding:
- the LOC103708234 gene encoding general transcription and DNA repair factor IIH subunit TFB5, giving the protein MVNAIKGLLISCDVPMAQFIVNLNASLPASQRFIVHMLDSTHMFVQPHVAEMIRSKIAEFRDQNTYEKPA; this is encoded by the exons ATGGTTAACGCAATTAAAGGTCTTTTAATATCCTG TGATGTGCCGATGGCGCAGTTCATTGTCAATTTGAATGCTTCTTTGCCTGCTTCACAGAGGTTCATTGTGCACATGCTTGACAGTACACACATGTTTGTGCAACCTCATGTGGCGGAGATGATTCGGAGCAAGATTGCGGAGTTCCGGGACCAAAA